The following coding sequences are from one Neurospora crassa OR74A linkage group I, whole genome shotgun sequence window:
- a CDS encoding glycosyltransferase family 28 domain-containing protein, with protein sequence MTQPPNHPQPSSPLSPLSPSVSPPPPAYGDSQDLDHISLSRAGFQAGAALTPDGRINISISEKNHRLSQLLAPALRNQLSGHPPPPLPTTTGPLPPPYIPTSLGGHPGQTPPPKLNVVIQIVGSRGDVQPFVALGQTLKQTYGHRVRVATHPVFQKFVEESGLEFFSIGGDPAELMAFMVKHPGLMPGFDAIKTGEVTKRRKGVMEVLMGCWRSCFEAGDGTGPPPREWKKGDRNAEGVPMGQDGWTVSSSSGTGGKPFVADAIIANPPSFAHIHCAEKLEIPLHMMFTMPWSPTRAFAHPLANIEASNADVNITNYISYALVEMMTWQGLGDVINRFREKVLDLEPLSLLWAPGLLTRLRIPTTYCWSPALIPKPNDWAQEISVAGFYFLDLATNYTPEPDLAAFLAAGPPPVYIGFGSIVVDDPDALTRLILRAVAKSGVRALISKGWGGIGLTEDITQADWAPRPDQYFMLGNCPHDWLFNRVSAVVHHGGAGTSAAGIKAGKPTVVVPFFGDQPFWGAMIAKAGAGPKPIPNKELTAENLAAAIQEALKPETLARAKELGNKIKEEKGADEGGKSFHQFLDVDALRCSLSPSRVATWRVRRTKVRLSAFAAEVLVREGLLQYSDLKLFRAKEHITDGQPWDPITAVTAALVEDLGTMAMSVADFPRGIFKAKEMKRARNLSGGNGQALGSETPADGAHGTSSPQAHGALSPESQPGSSYFPPTAGDSAEGASRSPSDVKGKGKSVPSGTHSRNDSFRDSFKQRSTSGGGGPSTPGGTANMSGAATPQLNPEAFSYKSARDATSSVGRLVDTGMKMPMNVCLGLARGFRNAPRLYNDDTVRPQEKVTDFASGLRVATKEFGFGVYDGLSGLVTQPMRGAEKEGAKGLLKGFAKGLGGAFLKPGAAIWSIPAYTMQGLNAEVRKLFTGGGWMNHIMAARAQQGREEMEHATREEVRDVVARWQEKRWEDVAKGGVQGKGKGVFSPGTSTGGASGSSGQGQTRSGVAAVVGASNDAELERAIQASIQQTSNGDPQEDARVEAAIRLSLAQMQQQMASQTQQPPQHSGTVPARYSDFKSPSADMASPAAQPPAYSAEYQHHQPPPEKSSLAQAMIDEYFTGISDEEYQALIEEAVQQSIRAQMNQQSTMSAEEEKELLKAIEASKSTYTFGDVPPPPPAYQSSGFTPIATPSIPNNGEAGRDLEKEEEEMRKALEESERMDRERREQEEREKQEEAIVLEWVKRQSLAEERFRGGSQRGLGGGEGSGGGGGGGSGGGGGQGQVQRQAQPQTQTQAHVPRHYQPAQVQSDSRGQGQGIADVDADGHHGPIQMEDRDYDEEEEFRRALEESMRISGQGDTRGQ encoded by the exons ATGACCCAACCACCAAACCACCCAcaaccctcctccccgctctcccccctctccccctccgtttccccccctcctcccgcctACGGCGACTCCCAAGATCTAGACCACATCTCCCTCTCGCGCGCCGGTTTCCAAGCCGGCGCAGCCCTAACTCCAGACGGCCGCAtcaacatctccatctccgAAAAGAACCACCGCCTCTCTCAACTGCTCGCTCCCGCCCTGCGCAACCAACTTTCCGGCCACCCCCCTCCGCCTTTACCGACCACCACCGgtccacttccacctcccTACATCCCCACCAGCCTAGGCGGACACCCAGGGCAGACACCCCCGCCCAAATTGAATGTAGTCATCCAAATCGTCGGATCGAGAGGGGACGTCCAGCCTTTCGTGGCTTTGGGACAAACTCTAAAGCAGACGTACGGACATCGAGTGCGGGTGGCTACGCACCCTGTGTTTCAGAAATTCGTGGAGGAGAGCGGCCTCGAGTTTTTTAGTATCGGTGGGGATCCAGCTGAACTGATGGCGTTTATGGTCAAACACCCCGGGTTGATGCCGGGGTTTGACGCCATCAAGACGGGAGAGGTGACGAAGCGGAGAAAGGGGGTCATGGAGGTGTTGATGGGGTGTTGGAGGAGTTGTTTTGAAGCGGGCGATGGGACggggccgccgccgagggagtggaagaagggagaCAGAAATGCAGAGGGGGTACCGATGGGgcaggatggatggacggtatcctcatcatcgggAACCGGGGGGAAGCCGTTTGTGGCGGATGCGATTATTGCGAATCCGCCCAGTTTTGCGCATATTCACTGCGCAGAGAAGTTGGAGATTCCGTTGCACATGATGTTTAC GATGCCATGGTCACCAACAAGGGCCTTCGCCCATCCGCTAGCCAACATCGAGGCCTCGAACGCGGATGTCAATATCACTAACTACATCTCTTATGCCCTGGTAGAGATGATGACCTGGCAGGGTTTGGGAGATGTCATCAACCGCTTCAGAGAGAAGGTGCTCGACCTCGAACCTCTTTCCCTACTATGGGCGCCAGGACTGCTCACCCGTCTACGCATACCGACAACCTACTGCTGGTCCCCTGCCCTGATCCCAAAGCCCAACGACTGGGCCCAGGAGATCAGCGTAGCAGGGTTTTACTTTCTCGATCTGGCGACGAATTACACCCCTGAGCCCGATCTTGCCGCTTTCCTTGCCGCTGGTCCGCCACCTGTATACATCGGCTTTGGCTCCATCGTCGTTGATGACCCCGATGCCTTAACCCGTCTCATCCTACGAGCCGTAGCCAAGTCGGGTGTTCGAGCTCTGATTTCCAAGGGATGGGGTGGCATCGGCCTTACCGAAGACATCACGCAGGCGGACTGGGCTCCTCGGCCGGATCAGTACTTCATGCTCGGCAACTGTCCACATGATTGGCTATTCAACCGTGTCTCAGCCGTGGTCCATCACGGAGGAGCAGGCACCAGCGCGGCAGGCATCAAGGCCGGAAAGCCTACCGTCGTGGTTCCCTTCTTTGGCGACCAACCCTTCTGGGGAGCCATGATTGCCAAGGCTGGTGCTGGCCCTAAGCCAATTCCGAACAAGGAGCTGACGGCGGAGAACCTGGCAGCAGCGATCCAAGAGGCGCTCAAGCCAGAGACACTGGCTAGGGCGAAAGAGCTCGGGAATAAGatcaaagaggaaaagggagctGATGAAGGTGGCAAGAGCTTTCATCAGTTCTTGGACGTCGATGCTCTGCGGTGCAGCTTGTCGCCCAGCAGAGTTGCCACGTGGAGAGTTAGGAGGACCAAGGTCAGGTTGAGTGCGTTTGCTGCCGAGGTATTGGTCAGGGAAGGGTTGTTGCAGTACTCGGATCTCAAGCT GTTCCGAGCAAAGGAGCACATCACCGATGGTCAGCCATGGGATCCTATCACAGCTGTTACAGCGGCTCTGGTGGAGGACCTTGGGACAATGGCCATGTCGGTTGCCGACTTCCCCAGGGGGATcttcaaggccaaggagatgAAAAGGGCGAGAAACCTTTCGGGTGGCAATGGTCAGGCTTTAGGATCCGAAACACCAGCAGACGGAGCTCATGGGACTTCATCTCCCCAGGCGCATGGCGCCCTCAGCCCCGAAAGCCAACCAGGGTCCTCTTACTTTCCTCCCACAGCGGGAGATAGCGCAGAAGGAGCATCCCGGTCGCCATCTGAtgtcaagggcaagggaaaGTCCGTACCTTCAGGTACGCATAGCAGAAATGACTCTTTCAGGGACTCGTTCAAGCAGCGTTCCACAAGTGGAGGTGGGGGTCCATCAACGCCCGGTGGCACCGCAAACATGTCTGGGGCCGCGACTCCTCAGCTGAACCCAGAGGCGTTTAGTTATAAGTCGGCTCGTGACGCTACTAGCAGCGTTGGCCGCTTGGTCGACACGGGTATGAAGATGCCCATGAACGTGTGCCTTGGACTCGCGCGCGGCTTCCGCAACGCTCCTCGTTTGTACAACGATGATACCGTCAGGCCTCAGGAAAAGGTTACCGACTTTGCTTCGGGGTTGAGAGTTGCAACGAAGGAGTTTGGCTTTGGCGTGTACGATGGACTCTCTGGCCTAGTAACGCAACCCATGAGGGGCGCAGAGAAGGAAGGTGCGAAGGGATTGTTGAAGGGATTCGCCAAGGGGCTTGGTGGAGCTTTTCTGAAGCCTGGTGCTGCCATATGGTCGATTCCTGCCTATACCATGCAAGGACTCAATGCCGAAGTCAGAAAACTGTTTACCGGCGGCGGTTGGATGAACCATATTATGGCAGCCAGGGCGCAGCAGGGCAGAGAAGAGATGGAGCATGCGACGAGAGAGGAGGTGAGAGATGTAGTGGCAAGGTGGCAGGAGAAGAGGTGGGAAGATGTGGCTAAAGGAGGTGTTcaggggaaaggaaaaggagtcTTCTCACCGGGCACGTCAACCGGAGGAGCGAGTGGCAGCTCGGGTCAGGGACAGACTCGAAGTGGAGTGGCTGCTGTTGTCGGGGCGAGCAATGATGCCGAGCTGGAAAGGGCCATTCAAGCTTCGATTCAGCAGACTTCCAATGGTGATCCCCAGGAAGACGCTCGGGTTGAGGCAGCTATCAGACTCAGTCTTGCTCAGATGCAACAGCAAATGGCTTCGCAAACTCAGCAGCCGCCTCAGCATAGTGGAACCGTACCAGCTAGGTATTCAGACTTCAAATCGCCTTCGGCGGATATGGCATCACCAGCGGCACAACCCCCTGCATATTCGGCCGAataccaacaccaccaacccccgCCTGAGAAATCGTCGCTTGCGCAAGCCATGATCGATGAGTACTTCACGGGCATTTCAGACGAGGAATACCAAGCCCTAATCGAAGAAGCCGTTCAGCAAAGTATCCGCGCCCAGATGAATCAGCAATCGACGATGAgcgccgaggaggagaaggagctccTGAAGGCGATCGAGGCATCCAAATCTACCTACACATTTGGGGATGTaccgcctccaccgccgGCCTATCAGTCAAGTGGGTTCACTCCAATCGCCACGCCCAGCATTCCCAACAACGGGGAGGCAGGTAGGGATctagagaaggaggaggaagagatgagGAAAGCGCTCGAGGAGAGTGAGCGCATGGATAGAGAGCGGAGGGAGcaggaagagagggagaagcaGGAAGAGGCGATTGTGTTGGAGTGGGTGAAGAGGCAGAGTTTGGCGGAGGAGCGCTTCAGAGGCGGGAGTCAACGGGGCcttggaggaggtgaggggagtggaggtggaggtggaggtggaagtgggggtgggggtggcCAGGGGCAGGTTCAGAGACAGGCCCAACCACAGACGCAGACTCAAGCTCACGTACCGCGACATTATCAACCAGCGCAGGTTCAAAGCGACAGTCGgggacaagggcaaggaattgctgatgttgatgctgatgggCACCATGGACCCATCCAAATGGAAGATAGGGATtacgatgaagaggaagagtttAGAAGGGCGCTAGAGGAAAGTATGAGGATCAGTGGCCAGGGAGATACTAGAGGGCAATGA